GAGATAGAATTAGTTAGTTAAGCATGAGAGGATGATACTGACAAGGGTGAAGTGTTTGGTGAAGTCGCTGGTGAAGTGATTGGTGAAGTAGATGGTGAACTAGCTCCTGAAGTGGTTGGTGCGGGTGGGTTGACATTGGCCGCTGTGGCTGGAGTGATGTTGGCTGCTGGTGCTGCATAGGTGAATGGTGCATGGGCTGGTGGTTGAGTAGACAAGAATTCTGCAACCCCGGGATCACTGGTCTTCAAGTAGGATACGAGCATCTCCAAGGTTGCAATGCGGTTTTGAGCGTTACGTTGCTCCTCATCACGTCTAGCATCTTCTCTGACACGTCGAGCATTTTCTTCATCTTGATCAGCGAGCTTACGACGAGCAACCTGGAGTTGTTCTTGAATCTCTAACAGTGAAGTTGGACCAAGAGCTTGGATAAGTAGCCTTTCTTTTCCCTTTGGTGATTATCTCCTGGAGACTTCCAAGTCCAAAGGGGTTCCCTTGGCATCTGTTACAGTACACTAAgacagaagaagagatgatcattcacaaaacaaacttaataaacagaaaaagagaaaagcatTAACAAGACAAACATAATGAAAGATTCATGATTATAAGTTGTTATGTACAAATCACTTATAGAAATATCACACAAAACCAGATAATCAACATCGAGGATTCTCAAGCATCAGTCAAAAGtatatccatatcaaggattcTTAAGCATCAGTCAAAAGTATATCAATCAAAATCAGATACTTAGCTTAGCAAAATAAGACAATTATCATAGGCAAAACAAAGACAATTGTACAGGAAATTACCTTTAAGAAAATGTCATCTTTTTCTTGAATGGGGAGGAGGGTTGCATAAGTAGATTCTGGCGAGGAGAGGTCTGTATCATCAAACTCTATTCCCGACATTACCTCTTCTATGTTCTTCTCATATGTCTCAACAACTTGTTTGGCCTTCTGATCAACAAAACTTCCATCTGCCTTTGTATGTGTTGCGACAAGACCTCTCCAAGCTAGACAGGACGTCCCAATTTTTCTTCCTACAATGGATAAAAAGAATGTTCATTGtggaaaatgaaatatttaattgaaatattatagtTAGTTTAAAGCATTTACCATCTCTTGTTGAATTTGCAAGTAAGATTTCTGGCCGGATAGATGTTTGTGGAGTCCAAGACCGCCAGAATCAGAAGTACGGGCTTAGGATGCATTAGAGCTCTTCTCCTTAGCTTCGGGTGTTTCCCAATGCTCCCACATTTGTTTCCAAAGGGTAGGATTGATCCAAATTGGTGGCTCAGCATGCGTCTTTGCTTGGCTTACAATTcctttcattcttttttctcGCTATCTTCAAAAATCCTTTTCTCACAAGCTCAGTAATCGCAACATCCCAGATGCTGACAACCAGGAAGTGCAAGGAAATCATCAAGTTGCTGTTGGAAGTCTTGATTCTCCTGATTCTGAGCCGGTGGTGGATGCTCTTGATCCTCCTGATTCTGAGGAGCCGGCGGCGGTTGATACACCGGATTCTGAAGCGGCGGCGGATAAGTCGGATTATGAAGCGGTGGTTGATAGCCAAGATTGTGAAGCGGCTGTTGGTATCCCAGATTCTGAGGATGCGGCTGTTGATACACTGGACCATGTGGATGCGGTGGTGGTGGCTGCTGCATCTGGGAGTGGAGCTGTTGTTGAAAGCCTCGGTGTTGTGGCTGAGGAGAAGGATGTCGAGAATACTGGGGTATTATTGTTGCCGGATTATACTGAGATGGAAGCGAGTGTTGAGAGTGTGATGAAGTCTCGTTGTTGGAGGAAGGGTTAGAGGACTGAGATGACGAAGCAATATCTCTGCGTGGTCTCAAACCGTCACCGGATCTAGCACCACGACCACCACCGGATTTCATCGGAGAAGAATTCAGCAATTAACAGAAAAAGGGTTTTTGGAATGGGAAATCGAAAGAAGATAGAGGGTTTGGGGATAATTAAGAGGGTTTGGGAAATAGTTAAAGAGGCTTTCGGGTTTAATTAGATGGGGGGAATTTTTAATGGGGGACATTATTATTTCCCAAAATTTTTTGGTCCCTCGAGAATGAGTAGTAACAAAGTAGTAGTACTtaaagactattttgtgactgagcgaatcattttaaaaaaaactaaacataatggcaaaacagtcgcaaataaTACACACTTAGTCACACTATAGTCTCAAACTGTGACGTCTTTGTGACTCTTATATATGAgtataatttcttttagaatttCATTACCAAAATCATATTGGATATGACTCTTTGATCATGTAAACTCTAATTTAAGagttaaattttgatagaagaacaaacaatataatttcTAACTATTTTTGTAAAGATATACAACCTTTACTACTCTTCCTTTATAAAACACATGTAACCTTAATACATGTTTTGGAGGATATGaacataattgtaaaaattGGTgtattattgattttgttttgaaaatttagtaaataTTCTATGTCAGATATAAGTTCAAATGTATAAGTTTACATGTTTTGTAttcatatttgaaaatttcttaaattaatttaaaagagTCGCTAAACATAAACAATTCGTCTGTGATTTTAAGACAGCTTTGCGACTCGTCTTGCCAACTAAATCTTTAGTCTTTTAATTCGTCATAAATTGCGATTATTGTGCGACTAACTATTTATTGTCGATAATAAATAACAACGATTTATTATTGTTCCCAAACAGTCGCATGATAACAACGGTTTTGCGACTGAAGTTTGGTATCGTAAATTGGCGACTCGTTTACGTCCAAAATATTCGGCGTTGTTAGTCTGTCCCAAATATGTTGCAAAACGGTCACAAACTTTTGCAACTAAAAAATTCAGTCACAAAAAGTAGTCCCAATTTGCATGTTTTCGTATAGTGGGAGAACGGAAAAGATCTAGTGGACCATGGAATCTTTGAATCATGGGGCTTCCCAAAAacatagtttaataataataatttaaaaagcaaataaataagcatatattgtttaaagaaaagTCGTAAATTGAATCAGGCTTTTAATAACATGAAGCTCTCAAAATGATCCGAAACACTCACATTATATTCAGTGGCCTTCTTAAGCTCGGGACCATACAATTCTTGATTCAGTCCTTCAATCATAAAATTTCTCGTGCTATTCGTCTTCAAATTGTAGAAGACTAGACAAAACGGCTCAGAGAATTGTTTTGGAATTAGACAAATATCACCGGTATGAAAAGTACCAACAATGTCGAAGTCAAGGCCAGCAACAGATTCGGGCATATGAAAAGTGTTCATGGACCATTCCTCTTTCTCAACATCTTCCAAAATCCACATTCGAAACCTACCCTCACGAGGATGCTCGACAACACTAACTTTTCCATTGTAGTTGATCAGAGTTTTATATGTATGCCACGTAAGCTCATAAACCACAGGTATGTAGATGCTCTTGAACGTTTCATTCCTAACATCGAAACTAACAATTACAGAAATATCATTTAGGTCCGTCCTGATAGCCCCGTAGTAGATTGTTCCGTTCATATACAATGCCCATGTTTTAGCAACATGAGGACATGAAATACATGGAGCCGCTCTCCAATTAACTGTTTCTCCTCCCAATACCACAACCTTGTGCTTTAATCTCAAACGCGATCTATCTACCGCGAGCACTTTGTATTGATCTCCAACAGGATCGTACCCTAAAAAATAGATGGAAGGCGGTTCACCATCACGAGGAATATTTTCGAATATGATTCGGGGGAAAACATGGACCTTCCAAGTGGCCGGGTTACATATCGCCACCCTCTGTGTAGTTCCAACGCATATCAAGCCACGAGCCGCATTGTACACCTTTCTCCCATGGAGTTTGAGTATGCTCAAATCTTTGTATGGTACAca
The Camelina sativa cultivar DH55 chromosome 6, Cs, whole genome shotgun sequence genome window above contains:
- the LOC104698928 gene encoding putative F-box protein At3g47150: MKKILAKKPNRRRFKQVSSRTKSISSPNPTPHYIPLDLQVETLLRLPVKSLLRFQCVSKLWSSIITSQDFRNRQLNFAASSAPRLLITFAKVYGKELLLFSLPYPTASSSSSSSCCVPYKDLSILKLHGRKVYNAARGLICVGTTQRVAICNPATWKVHVFPRIIFENIPRDGEPPSIYFLGYDPVGDQYKVLAVDRSRLRLKHKVVVLGGETVNWRAAPDISVIVSFDVRNETFKSIYIPVVYELTWHTYKTLINYNGKVSVVEHPREGRFRMWILEDVEKEEWSMNTFHMPESVAGLDFDIVGTFHTGDICLIPKQFSEPFCLVFYNLKTNSTRNFMIEGLNQELYGPELKKATEYNVSVSDHFESFMLLKA